AGagaaataatgtgtgtgtgcatgtatatcAGTGAGATattgtgtatgtacagtagattAGGAGTTGAAAGAGCTGGTTTCATCATTTGGGCAGAAAATATAAGTTTATGccaataattaataatttgagaaattaataattaataatttgacAAAGCGAtagtttaaaatgtaacaaGTAAGCCCTCCAttgtttaatgttttgtttatttaacagTTACATGACTCATCACTGTGCCTCCACTGTCTTTCAATAATTGTTGGAATAAGTAGCAAGGAGTTGTCTCTCTTTCTAATCACCTCTTTCATTCCATCTTCGAGCtgcctcgtcctcttcctcttctttcctccatcttttctgtatctctctctgatGATAGAACATGTGCTTTCGAACGTCATATTGTTGTCACCTGATGATGTCAAACTGACACAAAACAAACCCTTAACCATTGACAGAAACACAATGACTCAATTTCTCTTTCTGTCACCTCTACAGGTGTTGGAGGGAATAAAACATAGAGGGCACTTGCAATTTGTACTGTGACTGGAAGTGCTTTGCTGAAGACTGGATGCTCTGGTTCTCTGCTGCTGATACTGGTGACTGAGACTCCCATCggtccatctgtgtgtgtgtttgtgtgtgtgtgtgtgtgtgtgtgtgtgtgtgtgtgtgtgtgtgtgtgtgtgtgtgtgtgtgtgtgtgtgtgtgtgtgtgtgtgtgtgtgtgtgtgcgtgtgcgtgtgtgcatgtgtgtgtctgattgtcTTATCCTGGGGTCCCAAGGCTTTGCACTGGCTGAACTGCAGCCATGGAGGTGGCCCTGGTAGACTTTGAGAGCCTGGATGATCTCGACGGCAGCCTTGAGGATGAGGTGGACACCTACGCTGATGAGACCACAGCTCTCACGGTGGACATGTCCCCAGAGCACAGCAGCCCAGGCAGCAACCACCTTACACAAGCCTCTCAGTTTTCCTCTACGCCCATGCCCTCCTGCATTTGGGAATCCACCTCATCTTCGCCCATTCcgaacacacagacactaaaAGTACTCCAGTCCCCAACCATGCCAACTCCAACTAGACAGGGACGCAGTAGCTGTGCCAGTATGATCTCCAACTGGAAATTGCTGCTAAACAGTGAGTGCACTAAGGAGAGTGAGACGATCTTCAGCCGGCTTGCTAAGGAGTGCTGCGAGGATCTGTTTGTAGATAAACGAGGGCTGGATGACGGAGACCAGAAAGTCATCATCAACATCGCTGGTCTTCGTTTTGAGACACAGCTCAAAACGTTGGACCAATTTCCTGAGACGCTGCTAGGAGATCCTTTGAAGAGGATGGACTACTTTGATCCAATGAGGAACGAGTACTTCTTTGACCGGAACCGACCCAGCTTTGATGGCATCTTGTATTACTACCAGTCAGGGGGCAAGATCAGACGTCCGGCTAACGTTCCCCTGGATGTGTTTGCAGATGAAATTCTGTTCTATGAGCTTGGAAGTGAGGCCATGGAGCAGTTCAGAGAAGATGAAGGATTTATAAAGGATGTTGAGATCCCTCTACCTAATAATGATGTGTACAGGCAATTCTGGCTGCTCTTTGAGTACCCAGAGAGCTCAAACGCAGCCCGTGGTGTAGCACTggtgtctgtttttgttattgtcataTCCATAATTATTTTCTGCATGGAAACACTGCCAGAATTCCGAGATGACACCGACCCAATTGCGCCCCCAATGGTACAGCCTTTCAACCAATCTAgattttacagttctgtggctCCATCTGGCATGAAGCCCACAACTTTCTCTGATCCTTTTTTTATCATTGAGACTGCCTGCATTGCTTGGTTCTTCTTTGAGCTGTGTGTGAGATTTTTGGTCTGTCCTAGCAAAAGGGATTTTTTTCACAACCTCATGAACATCATTGACATTATATCCATCATCCCTTATTTTGTTACCGTGGTTACAGAATTGGTCACGACGCCACAAGAGAACTCAGGACAGAACATGTCTTTGGCCATTCTGCGTATCATCCGTCTGGTAAGGGTGTTTCGTATATTCAAACTCTCACGTCACTCCAAGGGGCTGCAGATCCTGGGACAGACTCTGAAGGCCAGCATGCGTGAGCTTGGCTTGCTcatcttttttctctttatcGGAGTCATCCTCTTCTCCAGTGCTATCTACTTTGCTGAGGTAGACGAGCCAAACACACAGTTTGTCAGCATACCTGATGGCTTCTGGTGGGCTGTGGTTACCATGACCACAGTAGGCTACGGGGACATGTGTCCTATTACTATGGGGGGTAAAATAGTGGGCACCTTGTGTGCCATTGCAGGTGTGCTGACCATTGCTTTGCCTGTTCCCGTCATTGTTTCCAATTTCAACTACTTCtatcacagagagacagaagcaGAGGACAAGTTACCCTTGTCAGATGCTGTTGAGCAAGCCATGAAGGCTGAATCAGGTACCAAAGAGGGTTGCAACACCTCGCTTAATAAAGCCAACGGCATCTAGCTGACTGGCAAAAGGAACACAATTTAGAAGAAGAGACTTTGCCACAAAGCGGGAAAGAAATGTTAAAGAGAAAGAGTATATGAAGGAAATTAATTGTTATGATTTCCCTCAGATAATGGTCTAATGGGATCAACGAGATAAAGTATTTGTACGTAGTGAAAAATCTGTGTATAAGGATATACAGGATCTACTGTACTTCTTCTTTTGTGTCTAATATGAAAATGACAATTTGAAATTAACagacacgctgaagaattcacCTATCTTCATGTTCAGGATTGTATGTTAACATATTTCAAGTTTAGAACTCTTCTTTTAGTTGcacatacatataaaaaaagttCAGCAGTTTATGTTTAAAGgattatttaaaataatgttggTCTTTTTTTCATTGTCTTGGCCATTAATCCTATTGCTGATAACATTTTGCACACCAGCTCCACTGTTGATATTTGTGGCCACAATGACTCATAACACAACTTTAAAACAGTGTCTTCTGGGGCCATAAACCAGTCAAATGTAATGAGAGGTAAAGATAAAAATTCCAACCCAAAATATTCATATGATTATGACGGCTAACTGTATAGCAGAGCTATTTCTTTGGTTCAGCTTTAGGAATGACCTTTCTGCCATTGGAATAGCTGATACATCAGATTTTTTGAATGCTGATTCATAGGTTAAGGAAATGTGAGTCATGTTACACTGGAACGGACGTTGATATTGGACAGTTTTCATCTTCAAAATGTATGCCCCGTGCCGCCGTCTGCAGATAACTCATATCATAACTGATCCGACTGATGGCCAATCCTACACAAATAAGACCatggttataaaaaaaaacaaaaaacacaattttcctGTAAGTGTCTTGAATTAGTAACTTTAGTATAGTTTCTAGGTCAAAGCTCTgctgcatttattaatttaaaactGTATCACTATTATATTTATTCATCCTCTTTGGTGAGTAGCTAGGTAAGAATCCTCCACTATTGCTAGCAGTCGAACTGACTCCACACTATCTATTATTATGGAGTGCCTTAAATTATGTAATGTTGGAATACTGTTGACTTTGCCATACATAATCTTACTGTAATACCTATGTTTATCATGCTTCTGTGCTCAGTATTTTTGATTTCAGCTTGCTTGAAAATGTAGATGTTGTAACCTCTCTCCATTTGTTTGTGAgatattttccaaaatgctgTCCAACAAAGAAATGCATTCTGACctaaaatacaatttaacaTACTGTATCCAAAGTAAAATGGATCCCATCAGTTTAGGAGGTAGATGCTATTCTGATAAACATGTTATTTTTTGTAGTGGATATCTTATTGAGGAAGTAGACCTTTCAGTGACACCATGATCACAAACACTGAaagtgaaagagagaaggaagaaGCCAAAGATAATTGCTGAATGAATTCAATTAAGGGAAATGCTAAGAGGCCGAGGGACATTACAGGCCAAAATGTCCCATGATCCGTCTTATTTTGGAGCTATAATTGTAAATGATGCTGTATCAGTGCAATGTCCTGGGGGTTTGATTTCTGAGTATTTGTTTTATAACATGCTTTCCTAGTATAAAAGAAATATTTGAAATGTGACGTGTTAATTGGGATCCAGTAATATGATGTTAACTTAAAATAGCTTTAGACTTGTGTAATGTCTGAATTTCTGGTTGAACATATGATCAAAGAttatgtgttttctgtgtgtttgacaATAAGCTCCATGGTAATGATGATTACGTGattatgataacattttatgATAAAGTCAGTGCCTCGTCTGTAAAGTCCCAGAGTTCAGAGGTAGACTGGCCTAAAGTGATTACCCGCATTGTCATGGCTATGAGTTTATTACATCAACAAGACCATtacactgtatttgtatttatatgtATGATAACATTTCAGTACACTGTTTACTGTAATGTGAGCAATAGAGTTGGGATTTTAAATCATGTCTTCTCATGTTTTATGTGCACTGATGTGTTTatagaaaggtgtgtgtgtgtgcgtgtgtgtgtgtgtgtgtgtgtgtgtgtgtgtgtgtgtgtgtgtgtgtgtgtgtgagagagagagagagtgagagagagagagagagagagagacacagacagacagacagtggaagagagagagagggagacagcaTTCTTGTATTTTCCTTCTTATCTCCATCGGTGTTCCCCATCAGGGAAGATCTCGTCATTGCTTTAAGTAACCTGTCTCTGCTTTCACTGTAAtgttagtacacacacacacacacacacacacacacacacacacacacacacacacacacacacaaaagatagAGGTCACATCAACAAGGCATGTGTGGCACTGCAGCGACCGTATCATTGGAAGTCATCCAAACAACAATAGGATGCCAGTCTCTGGTTGACATGGAGGAGTCCTCTAGCTATTAATGCCAGTTAGCTTCACCTGATATCTCTCTGGACTCACCTCAACACATTGCCTTAGGCCGAGTAAGGCTCCTAAGCTAAACATATTGATTCAGTAAATACTTGTTacttatttattatataaaacACTATCTCGCAGTCACCAACCAGATACTAAAATAAGTAATTGCTTCCTTCAAATGTGATGTAGTGTGAAAATCAACACGCTACTTATTGTGTAAAAAGTGTGTTGAATTTTTTAATAccaaataacaatgaaatagTCTTATGCATATTCAAAATAGGTAGCTGGTGGGCAAAGTATAAGATATGTTTGTGGCACAGTGAATAATAATCAGAGCACGAATATGGGTCTTTTCCTCTGTCGCTGATATGCAGCCACAAGAAGAAGAATAATTGCTTGTTGCATATACATATTAAAATTTTTAAGTTTATATAACCAAATATTTACTCAATTCTGTTGGTGAGAAATGGTACGGTgaggaaatgtttaaaaataaagtcACACAACAGAAAATCCATGATATTACATAAACATGATGTGAGAGACTTCATTGCCATAGATACATTCCAGGAAGCATGTTTTGTATCAATTTGTATGAAACCCTTCATATTTTAAAAGCCTAGAGATCAGGTGAGGAAAACGTATAGATTTTACAGTGCAGATCTGTGTATGTATAAGAAGTTAGTGGCTGAATAACATATGaacagtaaatataaatatacatagaCATAAATAACCCTAAACCTACAGTtaatatgagcacatttctaAAATATCAGAGGTGATGGTATGTCTTTCCAGGTTCATGCAGAAAATTAAGCAGTACATTATTACAGGGTGTTGATATGTAATACAACTATTACAGCAACTTTTGATTTACAAGAAATGTCTAAttagcaatgcagattaagatGTACTCTCAGGCAACTTTAGAGCTGAATTTGAATTTTGTGTCACATCACAACTGTTGTGTTATTATGCAGGGTTGTGAACAAACACAGTGTTTCCAACATTTCAGATTCTCAGAGTGAAGAGAGAGGATTAGTTTTATTTGGCAACTCTCACTccccaaaaatgttttttagctGTTGTAGTAAAAGTGGTTGCTCTTCCTCCAGGAAAACCTAAACTAAACTGAACAGGAACCCTAAACTACCAATTGATGTATGACCCAGATTATTACTACATGGCCGTAGGAAATAAAGGACATCCAAGGACAAACAGTGAAAACAGAGCTGGTAATGAAAAGAGCGAAAGGAGGGATAAATGACACTTGGGAGAAGACAGCAGTAGTTTACAAGCAAGTGCAGGAATAGTTCACAATTGAAAAGAGCTCTTACACACATAAAtctatgttcacacacacacacacacacacacacacacacttatcaaaGAATACACCTAGTAACACTGTTTAATGTTACATTTTCAAAAGCTTTTTCCCTGAAGGAACGTATTTAATATTTGAAGGGTCTGAGTTCAGACACACTCTTTactaaacattattttttcataGTCCTTTTGTCAGTGTCAGTTATATTAGGGTTATGATGTCAGGATGTCACATCACTCTCCAGAGACTCCCCTTCCACCAGACAACATGCTACAGAAACaaagtgtgttaaaaaaaaaacgctctaaCTCGGTGCATCTCCAACCGGTATTTTGACATGTCAAACCGAGGTGTAACTAATACCCTTACCAATACGGTAATTTCTGCATTGTGTTGCATTAATTGCTGGACCGGAGCCATTGTCaatgttattagttacacctgtgctaTTCCTGCTATGATAAGTCTAAATGTCTGCTCTCTGAAAAAGGTCTATGAATCTGATTAACCCTTATGCATCCCTTTGAAAAATGTGCTCTTATGTACTTAGAGGACAAAAATGTCTGTCAAAAAACTGCCATAAAATTATACATTAATATTATTTTCCACTTTCATCTAGTTAAATCTTTTAACCAACTTCAGTCTTGATCATAACTACCAAatagtcattcattttcagccCATTTATGCATTATGTAAACACAGATTTGGGCCAAAACAGGGTTCCTCTGCTGGTCCTCATAGTGCATACACATCCAGTTTAGTTGaagtacattttctttattgcatttcatttattattcaaGTGCAAACTAACTAAACAGCATtgttgacttaaaaaaaaagtgtacatCTGCATGAGTGCTGAAACTGCACAGTGGAAGATCCCTGTCAAGTGCTTAAAGATGCATGAGCGTGCTCCATCATTAACGAGATCCTTTGATGGAAAGTTCCACGCCGGAGTGAGAGATATGGGGAGCGAGtgagaagacagacagaggagggCACAACAGGCataggatggagagagagtttGTGTGACACGGAGGAAAGAACTGGCACACAGTTTATTTCTGTTTAAGCTAGGGCCTCCCTCCTCTGAGCGTCATGTTGCATGTGTCTTTATCTATAATTAACTGCCTCTGGTGATAATAGCCCACTATCATaggatacacacatacaggtcAGGAAAGACCCAGATTTGAATTGCCCAGTAAACGTAAcacttggatttttttttttttaaaggttttgttTGGGCTTTtcatacaaaaacacaacacaacaaaatattaATTCTTTACTAAATAATCACACTTCTCATTTTTACATCAAATGTGTGTTTCCTTATCAGTGTGAAGAGCAAAAAGTAGCAAGAACACCCATTTTATGACTTGAACATTCAAATTGAAATTTGTCAGCGTTGGCATGACAATAAATTGGACAGATGGATTGGACGTGCAGGGCTGACGTAGTATGAAAAGTGAGAAAGTCTGCGTAGGAAGGAGGTGGGGGTGGATAAATGGATGGATCGatgaaacaaacacaggactttcacccagtagGCCACTGTTCGTGGCTTGTGTAAAAGCAAAAGTTAACGTTTATTTACGTCACTTGCTTTTGTTACGTacttaacaataaaaaaagtatgtttTACCCCAAACCATAATTTTAAGTTACATgacaaacaaacttcttttaaagctttagtgtgtaacttttgatattaatgaacatccgttacatccgtcacggaaggcttgtatcatgtggacgcgcagacagttttgttgtcattacttagaatttctcatggggtggcagaaactacgcactatagctttaacctaAACCACaattttcctaaacctaaacctAAGGGCTTGCGCGGGCACACCGATCACTCATGTAAATGCAGTGTTAATATATTTAATCAGAAACAATCAAAGGTATATAAGTTAAAACAAGTAGAACAGGTACGAAAAtaattatacagtatgtctttttatattattaCTGTTCTTATTCTAATATTGGCAATTGACTGaattaaatgaaagaaaagctgaatgtCTGATGTTGATttcaaatcatttaaaaaaaataggagcCTGGTAATTAGAAGTACATTGAATAGAGGGTTGTCCTGAAGATTTTGTCACATAGTGTCTAGTGACGCACAGCACTTGTGGCTGTTGTCAAAGTTTTCAAATAGATGGGCTTGTGACTGAAAGTTTGCAAGGTCAAGTCCCCCACCAGCAGGACGAATATGTGTGGGGAAAGTAAAAGTGCAGTGCTTCCCCTTTCTCACATTAAAATAAGATAGCATCGATCTCGTGATTGAAccctgggtaaaaaaaaaaataaggttacaaaaactttgacaaaaactaaaacaagGATACAATGGTCTCAACTGTGCAATGGAACAGTATGCACTTACATATCTGCCATCGTCATGAGAGAATGACATGGTGGTTAAATCATCTTTGTGAGACCAACTCAGAATAAAACTGTGTTTCATTGCAGCCAGTCATGGGATACATTAAAGTGTTAACCTCTGACTTCGACataattttaaaaagaaaacagctttaaagtgcttcaattattattcttttttttttgatacaTCTTGTGCAACCACCTCTTGGACCTGCACGGATGTGGCTGTGGACTTCCTTGTCTTTGTTGGACTTCAAAAGGTTGAGCTAGGTCTCCTCTCCTGCAACTCTTCAGGCTTCTCCTATTATCCTGCCTCAAGTTAATGTGCAACAACAATGACTTGAAAATGTGTTGTTGCATGACTCGCACACAAGCCCCCTTAACTCCTCATCTAATCAACTGGACTCTAAATTTGGAAGacggaagaggaggagaaggaaaggATTAGAAACAGAAAACTGTCAATCTGTTGCTGTTTATTAATCAGTTGGGTCACAGGGTCCTGTTGAGGGGCTAAGATCCAcggaagagacacacacacacacacacacacacacacacacacacacacacacacacacacacttatcaaaACATGCACAAAGTTGTGCTCCCTAGTGAAACCACCATGCAACATCTGTTTAGGTCTGTTGATTGAGTGGAAAGAATTAATCTAAATGTATCCCTTCCAGATCCAACAGATTACCTATTTtcaagacagacaaacaaactcAGAGTGATAGTTGGTCACATGGGCATCTTAAGAGAATTTTCTAGAACTTGTTGAGACGTTTATACTGTTATAAAAAccacaattaaaacaaaactagTCTAAAGCCAGGCTAGCAGCTCTATAAATCTGCACCTTGAGTTAAATGCTAACTTGCTTACATGttaacaatgctaacatgttgatTTTTAGCAGGTCTAATTTTTCCATG
The genomic region above belongs to Sander lucioperca isolate FBNREF2018 chromosome 12, SLUC_FBN_1.2, whole genome shotgun sequence and contains:
- the LOC116058569 gene encoding potassium voltage-gated channel subfamily A member 10; its protein translation is MEVALVDFESLDDLDGSLEDEVDTYADETTALTVDMSPEHSSPGSNHLTQASQFSSTPMPSCIWESTSSSPIPNTQTLKVLQSPTMPTPTRQGRSSCASMISNWKLLLNSECTKESETIFSRLAKECCEDLFVDKRGLDDGDQKVIINIAGLRFETQLKTLDQFPETLLGDPLKRMDYFDPMRNEYFFDRNRPSFDGILYYYQSGGKIRRPANVPLDVFADEILFYELGSEAMEQFREDEGFIKDVEIPLPNNDVYRQFWLLFEYPESSNAARGVALVSVFVIVISIIIFCMETLPEFRDDTDPIAPPMVQPFNQSRFYSSVAPSGMKPTTFSDPFFIIETACIAWFFFELCVRFLVCPSKRDFFHNLMNIIDIISIIPYFVTVVTELVTTPQENSGQNMSLAILRIIRLVRVFRIFKLSRHSKGLQILGQTLKASMRELGLLIFFLFIGVILFSSAIYFAEVDEPNTQFVSIPDGFWWAVVTMTTVGYGDMCPITMGGKIVGTLCAIAGVLTIALPVPVIVSNFNYFYHRETEAEDKLPLSDAVEQAMKAESGTKEGCNTSLNKANGI